From a single Osmerus eperlanus chromosome 8, fOsmEpe2.1, whole genome shotgun sequence genomic region:
- the atf3 gene encoding cyclic AMP-dependent transcription factor ATF-3, which produces MMLQHPGPSLSDISTSALVPCLSPPGTLTLDDFTSFTPLVKEELRFAIQTKRLSHGLSVDMSDCASSSSDRPSEVSSGRREVTPEESDRRKRRRERNKVAAAKCRNKKKEKTDGLQKESEKLETVNAELKAQIEELKQQKQQLVYMLNLHRPTCIVRAQNGQTPEDERNLFIQHIKESALQGLGVAPANHLDGQFLLHSGHAHGMVPTTCGHL; this is translated from the exons ATGATGCTTCAGCACCCTGGTCCGAGTCTGTCCGACATCAGCACGTCCGCCCTAGTCCCCTGCCTCTCGCCGCCGGGAACACTTACCCTAGACGATTTCACCAGCTTTACGCCGCTGGTGAAGGAGGAGCTCCGCTTCGCCATCCAGACCAAGCGGCTATCCCACGGTCTCAGCGTGGACATGAGCGACTGTGCGAGCTCAAGCTCGGACCGACCATCCGAGGTCTCTAGTGGCAGGAGAGAG GTAACCCCAGAAGAGAGTGACAGGAGGAAAAGACgacgagagagaaacaaagtcgctgctgccaagtgtaggaacaagaagaaggagaagacagACGGTCTCCAGAAG GAGTCGGAAAAGCTGGAGACAGTGAACGCAGAGTTGAAGGCTCAGATAGAGGAGCTCAAGCAACAGAAGCAGCAGCTGGTGTACATGCTCAACCTCCACCGGCCCACCTGTATCGTCCGCGCCCAGAACGGCCAGACCCCAGAGGACGAGAGGAATCTCTTCATCCAGCACATCAAGGAGAGCGCACTCCAGGGGCTGGGCGTCGCCCCCGCCAACCACCTTGACGGACAGTTCCTACTCCACAGCGGGCACGCCCACGGCATGGTACCCACCACCTGTGGGCACCTGTGA
- the batf3 gene encoding basic leucine zipper transcriptional factor ATF-like 3, giving the protein MIHVKAVAMERLRCLNDCSSKMQGSDGENVILQQCENSDYDDNSRMMRREKNKVAAQKSRKRQTQRADELHEAYACLEQRNRQLRREVASLSEEQHRLLKLLQTHEPCCPMMHCSTNLGTGPRDVTERPLSLIKTTTLTISHR; this is encoded by the exons ATGATCCAcgtcaaggccgtagccatgga AAGACTGCGTTGCTTAAATGACTGTTCAAGCAAGATGCAGGGCAGTGATGGAGAAAACGTCATACTTCAACAGTGTGAG AACTCAGATTATGATGATAACAGTAGgatgatgaggagagagaagaacaaaGTTGCAGCCCAGAAgagcagaaagagacagacacagagagcagaTGAGCTGCatgag GCGTATGCTTGTCTGGAGCAGAGGAACCGGCagctgaggagggaggtggcGTCTCTGTCGGAGGAGCAGCACCGCCTGCTGAAGCTCCTCCAGACTCACGAGCCCTGCTGTCCCATGATGCACTGCTCCACTAACCTGGGGACAGGACCCAGGGATGTTACAGAGAGGCCCCTGAGTTTGATCAAGACAACGACACTCACCATCTCCCATCGCTGA